The following are encoded in a window of Deltaproteobacteria bacterium genomic DNA:
- a CDS encoding insulinase family protein, which translates to MPHRRAHRPTPFARPMDPRIHSVVLDNGLRVVVVPLDHLHTATVQLHVKVGSRFETPDDSGLSHFVEHMLFRGTEAYPSSYELNFAVERLGATLDAETGRDLSMYPLTVPPGLCGDAVLLLGELVSRPRFDDIELERQILIEELNEDFDERGVEVCADEIARRLLFGDHPLGRRITGPRDNVERFTVDDVRRHHARFYVARNMVLVAAGPVDAGAVVRAARSAFGGLAAGEPATFVPAPEPPGAPQFAYVDQPGSQSDVHLALVGLPEADADYAASVALLRVLDDGMSARLHYRLCDQRGLAYSIAAGIEPLHDCAVFEIEGATAHAKVPDLLAGALELLLELRAEPVSARELDKAKVRYECDAQAALDDAAAIASWYGTLALYGQRPLPSLQSRVDQMRAVTAADVQRAAARIVRPERSAVVIVGTLSRARVAVAREIATAWT; encoded by the coding sequence ATGCCCCACCGCCGGGCGCATCGGCCCACTCCGTTCGCTCGTCCGATGGACCCTCGCATCCATAGCGTCGTGCTCGACAACGGCCTGCGCGTCGTCGTCGTGCCGCTTGACCACCTGCACACCGCCACCGTGCAGCTCCACGTCAAGGTCGGCTCCCGGTTCGAGACGCCGGACGACAGCGGCCTGTCGCACTTCGTCGAGCACATGCTGTTTCGCGGGACGGAGGCCTACCCGTCGTCGTACGAACTGAACTTCGCCGTCGAGCGACTCGGCGCCACGTTGGATGCCGAGACCGGGCGCGATCTGTCGATGTATCCGCTCACCGTGCCGCCGGGGCTGTGCGGCGACGCGGTGCTGCTGCTGGGCGAACTCGTGTCGCGCCCGCGGTTCGACGACATCGAACTCGAGCGGCAGATCCTGATCGAAGAGCTGAACGAGGACTTCGACGAGCGCGGGGTCGAGGTGTGTGCGGACGAGATCGCACGCCGGTTGTTGTTCGGTGACCATCCGCTCGGCCGCCGCATCACCGGCCCCCGCGACAACGTCGAGCGGTTCACGGTCGACGACGTTCGCCGGCATCACGCGCGGTTTTACGTCGCGCGCAACATGGTGTTGGTTGCAGCCGGTCCGGTCGACGCCGGCGCGGTGGTGCGCGCGGCGCGCTCCGCGTTCGGGGGGCTTGCCGCCGGCGAGCCGGCCACGTTCGTTCCGGCGCCCGAGCCGCCCGGCGCGCCGCAGTTTGCCTACGTCGATCAACCCGGCTCGCAATCGGACGTCCACCTCGCGCTCGTCGGCCTGCCCGAGGCCGACGCGGACTACGCGGCATCCGTCGCGCTCCTTCGCGTCCTCGACGACGGCATGTCGGCGCGTTTGCACTATCGGCTGTGCGACCAGCGCGGGCTGGCCTACTCGATCGCCGCGGGGATCGAGCCGCTGCACGACTGCGCCGTGTTCGAGATCGAGGGGGCCACCGCGCACGCCAAGGTCCCGGACCTGCTGGCGGGGGCGCTCGAACTGCTGCTCGAGCTGCGCGCCGAGCCGGTGTCCGCGCGCGAGCTGGACAAGGCCAAGGTGCGCTACGAGTGCGACGCGCAGGCGGCGCTCGACGATGCGGCGGCCATCGCGTCGTGGTACGGGACGCTCGCGCTGTACGGCCAGCGCCCGCTGCCGTCTCTGCAGTCGCGGGTCGACCAGATGCGCGCGGTGACCGCCGCCGACGTGCAGCGAGCGGCCGCGCGAATCGTGCGCCCGGAGCGAAGCGCGGTCGTGATCGTCGGCACGCTCAGCCGCGCGCGCGTGGCGGTCGCCCGCGAGATCGCGACGGCATGGACGTAG
- a CDS encoding MaoC family dehydratase, with protein MSAPKATCGNYFEDFSVGQTIQHATPRTVRAGDLALYTALYGDRRPLHSSDEFARAVGYPRSPAHDLLVFHIVFGKTVGDVSLNAVANLGYADVRFLRPVFPGDTLRAETEVIGLREASSGKHGVVYVRSHGFNQREEEVLRFTRWVLVNKRDPDTRTGVDDVPTLPDAVPAGEVPIPPGLDLTGYDPVAWATGGSARYDDYRVGEVIHHVDGMTLDEADHTFATRLYQNTAKVHFNAHAMRDSRFGRRLIYGGHVISVAHALAFNGLNNAVAIAAWNAGTHANPCFAGDTLYAWTEVLDKDDVPARDDLGALRLRLVAVKNADPTREEIPLRVEVDGKSRYDERVVLDLDYWTLVAR; from the coding sequence ATGTCAGCGCCGAAAGCGACTTGCGGCAACTACTTCGAGGACTTCTCCGTCGGCCAGACGATCCAGCACGCGACGCCGCGCACCGTACGCGCGGGTGACCTGGCCTTGTACACCGCGCTGTACGGCGACCGCCGGCCGCTGCACAGCTCGGACGAGTTCGCGCGCGCGGTCGGCTACCCCCGGTCGCCGGCGCACGACCTGCTCGTATTCCACATCGTGTTCGGCAAGACCGTCGGCGACGTCTCGCTCAACGCGGTGGCGAACCTCGGCTACGCGGACGTTCGGTTCCTGCGCCCCGTGTTCCCGGGCGATACGCTTCGCGCGGAGACCGAGGTGATCGGCTTGCGCGAGGCGTCCAGCGGCAAGCACGGCGTCGTGTACGTCCGGTCGCACGGCTTCAACCAGCGCGAGGAGGAAGTCCTTCGGTTTACGCGCTGGGTGCTGGTGAACAAGCGCGACCCGGACACCCGCACCGGCGTCGACGACGTCCCCACACTGCCCGACGCGGTGCCCGCGGGCGAGGTGCCGATTCCGCCCGGCCTCGACCTGACCGGGTACGACCCGGTTGCGTGGGCGACCGGTGGAAGCGCGCGCTACGACGACTACCGGGTGGGGGAGGTCATCCATCACGTGGACGGCATGACCCTCGACGAGGCGGATCACACGTTCGCGACCCGCCTGTACCAGAACACGGCCAAGGTCCACTTCAACGCCCATGCGATGCGCGACTCGCGGTTCGGCCGCCGGCTGATCTACGGCGGGCACGTCATCTCGGTCGCGCACGCGCTGGCGTTCAACGGGCTCAACAACGCCGTCGCGATCGCCGCGTGGAACGCCGGGACGCACGCCAACCCGTGCTTTGCCGGCGACACGCTGTATGCGTGGACCGAGGTGCTCGACAAGGACGACGTGCCGGCGCGCGACGACCTCGGCGCATTGCGGCTTCGACTGGTCGCCGTCAAGAACGCCGATCCCACTCGAGAGGAGATCCCCTTGCGCGTCGAGGTGGACGGCAAGTCGCGCTACGACGAGCGCGTCGTGCTCGACCTCGACTACTGGACGCTCGTCGCCCGATAG
- a CDS encoding response regulator, with amino-acid sequence MRPDRAVPRTAHRAGCHERKGGPSMLLNKIVVAEDDDAIAHMVNMALGDAGFLCLRARDGEEAIRLVRVQSPDLLILDVMMPRCDGIEVVRRLRADVVTSKTPVLMLTALSSVEDRIEGLEAGADDYLSKPFDLRELAARVKALIRTSRRERERNPATDLPGSSAIDRHLHELLRAGVRAAVVHAHAVGFEDYAADAGYARAEDLVKSLGATVLRVAAAAADGAFVGHLGGADFVVTVPPAAGEPLARDLIAAFNAERRGWGADALRLAVAVVSTDGIGPGDPDGSDELARRMAAALRAAKQRDGSSHVVWAPAGG; translated from the coding sequence GTGCGCCCGGACCGCGCGGTACCGCGCACGGCGCACCGCGCCGGATGTCACGAACGCAAGGGCGGGCCGAGCATGTTGCTGAACAAGATCGTGGTGGCGGAGGACGACGACGCGATCGCGCACATGGTCAACATGGCGTTGGGCGACGCCGGATTCTTGTGTCTGCGCGCGCGGGACGGCGAGGAGGCCATTCGGCTGGTTCGCGTCCAGTCGCCGGATCTGCTGATTCTCGACGTGATGATGCCGCGGTGCGACGGCATCGAGGTCGTCCGGCGTCTTCGCGCCGACGTGGTGACGTCCAAGACGCCCGTGCTGATGCTCACGGCGCTGTCGTCGGTCGAAGACCGCATCGAAGGGCTCGAAGCCGGCGCGGACGACTATCTCAGCAAGCCGTTCGACCTGCGCGAGCTGGCGGCGCGGGTCAAGGCGCTCATCCGCACGTCGCGGCGCGAGCGCGAGCGCAATCCGGCGACCGACCTGCCCGGGTCGAGCGCGATCGATCGCCACCTGCACGAGTTGCTGCGGGCTGGCGTGCGCGCCGCGGTCGTGCACGCGCACGCTGTCGGGTTCGAGGACTACGCGGCCGACGCCGGCTACGCGCGCGCCGAAGACCTGGTGAAATCCCTCGGCGCGACGGTCCTGCGCGTCGCCGCGGCCGCCGCGGACGGTGCGTTCGTGGGTCACCTCGGCGGCGCCGATTTCGTGGTCACCGTGCCTCCCGCCGCGGGCGAACCGCTCGCGCGCGACCTCATCGCCGCGTTCAACGCCGAGCGCCGCGGGTGGGGGGCCGATGCGCTTCGCCTGGCGGTCGCGGTGGTGAGCACCGACGGCATCGGCCCCGGTGACCCGGACGGCTCGGACGAGCTGGCGCGGCGCATGGCGGCTGCGCTGCGCGCGGCCAAGCAGCGCGACGGGTCGAGCCACGTCGTGTGGGCGCCGGCGGGCGGGTAG